The following coding sequences are from one Synechococcus sp. HK05 window:
- a CDS encoding cation:proton antiporter: protein MLPNLGPLLGSAAEAGPPSLEAVPLEAQVLFIGVVFLGTLIVSRFSIRIGVPAILGVLALGLMINIHVLDVSHGEVEKIHVFALALLLFYAGLKTDIQSIRGFLAYGLLLAVGGVAISTLILGAAIYWLSSASGSSLVPGLTETMPLGAAFLIAACLGSTDAGATLSVLRQVQRQVPERVRHLLEFESSVNDPSALIIYSICLSFFTVTSGTTESMPAMALNASSSLLQKLGSGLLVGVGFGYIAKLVINRFVIDKEQLLVVAMSIAFIDYGCAYFLGGSGYVAVYATGVFMANLHYQDTQINHQSIQEVLLPFNTMTEISIFLLFGLLVNPADLIPSLPAGIAAAAALMLVARPVSVFCFQHASPFHLRDSSLIAWCGLRGAVPLALSFNVARAIPNLKGLDPALAAELAQNCQSIVFIAVILNLLLQGLSLPPICRWLNAPPTPASSS, encoded by the coding sequence ATGCTCCCAAACCTGGGCCCATTGCTGGGGAGCGCCGCTGAAGCTGGCCCCCCATCGCTGGAAGCGGTGCCGCTGGAAGCACAGGTGCTGTTCATCGGGGTGGTGTTTCTTGGCACCTTGATCGTGAGCCGCTTTTCAATCCGCATTGGCGTACCGGCGATCCTGGGCGTTCTAGCCCTGGGGCTGATGATCAACATCCATGTGCTGGATGTGAGCCATGGAGAAGTGGAGAAGATCCATGTGTTCGCACTCGCCCTCCTGCTCTTTTATGCCGGACTAAAAACAGACATTCAATCGATTCGAGGCTTCCTCGCATACGGCTTACTGCTGGCTGTTGGCGGAGTGGCCATCTCCACGCTGATCCTGGGCGCGGCGATCTACTGGTTGAGCTCGGCCAGTGGAAGCAGCCTGGTGCCGGGGCTGACCGAAACCATGCCTCTGGGGGCAGCATTTCTGATTGCGGCCTGCCTGGGCTCCACCGATGCGGGCGCCACATTGAGTGTGCTGCGCCAGGTTCAGCGGCAGGTACCTGAGCGGGTGCGCCACCTCCTGGAATTCGAATCGTCGGTGAATGATCCCTCCGCACTGATCATCTACAGCATCTGCCTGAGCTTCTTCACCGTCACAAGCGGCACCACTGAATCGATGCCGGCAATGGCCCTGAATGCTTCGAGCAGCCTGCTGCAGAAGCTGGGCTCAGGCCTCCTAGTAGGCGTGGGCTTTGGCTATATCGCCAAGCTGGTGATCAACCGCTTCGTCATCGACAAAGAGCAACTGCTGGTGGTAGCGATGTCGATCGCATTTATCGATTACGGCTGTGCCTACTTCCTGGGAGGTTCTGGGTATGTGGCGGTGTACGCAACGGGTGTGTTCATGGCCAACCTGCATTACCAAGACACCCAGATCAACCACCAAAGCATCCAAGAAGTACTGCTGCCGTTCAACACCATGACGGAGATCAGCATCTTTCTGCTCTTCGGGCTATTGGTCAACCCTGCCGATCTCATTCCCTCTCTGCCTGCTGGCATTGCCGCTGCCGCCGCCTTGATGCTGGTGGCGAGGCCGGTGAGCGTGTTCTGCTTCCAGCACGCCTCACCGTTCCACCTTCGGGATTCCAGCCTGATCGCCTGGTGCGGCCTGCGCGGGGCAGTGCCGCTGGCCTTGTCGTTCAACGTGGCCCGCGCCATCCCCAACCTCAAGGGCCTGGATCCGGCCCTGGCCGCTGAGCTGGCTCAGAACTGCCAGAGCATCGTGTTCATCGCCGTGATCCTCAACCTGCTGCTGCAGGGGCTTTCCCTACCCCCGATCTGCCGCTGGCTCAACGCCCCACCAACGCCCGCGTCGTCTTCGTGA
- a CDS encoding class I SAM-dependent RNA methyltransferase, whose amino-acid sequence MTEQQLIQCTAVLPPGLEACGAEELSELGATGVKALHRAVGFRTDLAGFYRLQLQVRLPFRLLRQLAVFPCRNREELYAGVQRAADWEQWLPPELSFRVDASGSLPGLTHSHYSALQVKNALVDWQRQRWGERSSVDLDAPDLSIHVHLGGGQARLSVDGSGESLHRRGYRPRMGLAPLKENLAAGLIRLTGWDGSVPLADPLCGSGTLLIEAACMALGRAPGLEHRFALERWPDFNGQLWSQALEQAGKSERQLLADGQPLAPVVGLELDGTVVDQARANAEAAGVGHAVTIERGDFRSFQPPQGPGVLVCNPPYGERIGDRDALEPLYADLGRMVKERCSGWDVWLLSGNPELTGALRMKASRRIPVSNGGIDCRWLHYAVR is encoded by the coding sequence ATGACCGAACAGCAGCTGATCCAGTGCACCGCAGTGCTGCCACCGGGGCTTGAGGCATGCGGCGCAGAAGAGTTGAGCGAGCTCGGGGCCACGGGCGTGAAGGCCCTGCACCGCGCTGTGGGCTTCCGCACGGATCTGGCCGGCTTCTACCGGCTGCAACTGCAGGTCCGCCTGCCCTTCCGGCTGCTGCGGCAGCTTGCGGTGTTCCCCTGCCGCAACCGCGAGGAGTTGTACGCCGGCGTGCAGCGCGCCGCCGACTGGGAGCAGTGGCTCCCGCCAGAACTCAGCTTCCGCGTGGATGCCAGCGGCAGCCTGCCAGGCCTCACCCACAGCCACTACAGCGCCCTCCAGGTGAAGAACGCCCTGGTGGATTGGCAGCGGCAGCGCTGGGGGGAGCGCTCTTCGGTGGATCTCGATGCTCCCGATCTCTCCATCCACGTGCACCTGGGCGGCGGCCAAGCCCGGCTGAGCGTGGATGGCAGCGGCGAGAGCCTGCACCGCCGCGGCTACCGCCCCCGCATGGGCCTGGCACCGCTGAAAGAAAACCTGGCCGCCGGGCTAATCCGCCTCACGGGCTGGGATGGAAGCGTGCCCCTCGCCGATCCGCTCTGCGGCTCCGGCACCCTGCTGATCGAGGCAGCCTGCATGGCCCTGGGCCGCGCCCCCGGGCTCGAGCACCGCTTTGCCCTCGAGCGCTGGCCCGATTTCAACGGGCAGCTCTGGAGCCAGGCACTGGAGCAAGCCGGAAAAAGCGAACGCCAGCTGCTCGCTGATGGCCAGCCACTGGCGCCCGTGGTGGGGCTCGAACTCGATGGCACGGTGGTGGATCAGGCCCGCGCCAATGCCGAAGCCGCGGGCGTGGGTCATGCCGTCACCATCGAGCGCGGCGATTTCCGCAGCTTCCAACCCCCACAGGGCCCTGGCGTGCTGGTGTGCAACCCGCCCTACGGCGAACGCATCGGGGATCGCGATGCCCTCGAGCCCCTCTATGCCGATCTGGGCCGGATGGTGAAAGAGCGCTGCAGCGGCTGGGATGTCTGGCTGCTGAGCGGCAACCCGGAGCTCACCGGCGCCCTGCGGATGAAAGCGAGCCGGCGCATCCCGGTGAGCAATGGCGGCATCGATTGCCGCTGGCTGCACTACGCCGTGCGCTGA
- a CDS encoding calcium-binding protein, producing MSFQFSKASKKDKKISQTIKTQTKDNDTPQIEADSDNIIDGTDGDDYIIGTDGDDVIYAGTGNDTIYGGGGNDTIYGGEGDDFIVLNPDGQDSVDGGSGEDTITLREDDTTISGGEGDDRIYIEPTESSDEAEDPSQDAPQGAGKQRAFDPIIKGGRFFGAEKIQRIDHWNFDAVNWFSKEDALAALKGLESQLISLDDAGLNMNPFKSPLFGSNTNVLFGASTDYPMAF from the coding sequence ATGTCCTTCCAATTCTCGAAAGCCAGCAAGAAAGACAAAAAGATCAGCCAGACCATCAAGACACAAACCAAGGACAACGACACTCCTCAGATAGAAGCGGACAGCGACAACATCATTGATGGCACCGACGGCGATGACTACATCATCGGAACCGATGGCGATGATGTGATTTATGCGGGAACCGGCAACGACACCATTTACGGCGGCGGCGGAAACGACACCATCTACGGCGGCGAGGGTGATGACTTCATCGTGCTGAATCCCGATGGCCAGGATTCCGTGGACGGCGGCAGCGGAGAAGACACCATCACACTTCGCGAAGACGATACGACCATCAGCGGGGGAGAGGGTGACGATCGCATCTACATCGAACCCACTGAATCAAGCGATGAAGCGGAAGACCCGTCTCAGGATGCTCCCCAAGGAGCCGGCAAGCAGCGAGCGTTCGACCCAATCATCAAAGGCGGCAGGTTCTTTGGTGCGGAAAAAATTCAGCGCATCGATCACTGGAACTTTGATGCCGTGAACTGGTTCTCCAAAGAGGATGCACTGGCGGCCCTCAAGGGCCTGGAATCACAACTCATCTCCCTCGACGATGCAGGTCTGAACATGAATCCGTTCAAATCTCCCCTCTTTGGATCCAACACCAACGTCCTCTTCGGAGCAAGCACCGACTACCCCATGGCGTTTTAA
- a CDS encoding YbjQ family protein has product MSRPLPVTTTFELPGYRILECRGVVRGIVVRSPTLLQGFLGGLKTMIGGRIGAYTAMCEQTRQQAYDEMVDHARQLGANAIVGMRYDGSTVETGSTGATEVLCYGTAVLVEPLLA; this is encoded by the coding sequence ATGAGTCGCCCCCTGCCCGTCACCACCACCTTCGAGCTCCCCGGCTACCGGATCCTCGAGTGTCGTGGTGTGGTGCGCGGCATCGTGGTGCGCTCGCCAACCCTGCTGCAGGGGTTCCTGGGTGGCCTCAAAACGATGATTGGCGGTCGCATCGGGGCCTACACGGCGATGTGCGAGCAGACCCGGCAGCAGGCTTACGACGAGATGGTGGATCACGCCCGTCAGCTCGGTGCCAACGCCATCGTGGGGATGCGCTACGACGGCTCCACCGTGGAGACGGGTTCCACTGGCGCTACCGAGGTGCTCTGCTACGGAACAGCCGTGTTGGTAGAGCCACTCTTGGCTTGA
- a CDS encoding Nif11-like leader peptide family natural product precursor, with translation MSVANLKAFLEKAQSDEDLRQKLHAATGMDDIVDLAAAHGHSVDKASVLRAHGEALSGASDHELKAINSWGDALMHCFGATEEE, from the coding sequence GTGTCTGTTGCCAATCTGAAGGCGTTCCTCGAGAAGGCTCAATCCGACGAGGACCTGCGTCAGAAGCTCCATGCCGCCACGGGCATGGACGACATCGTTGATCTCGCAGCAGCCCACGGCCACAGCGTGGACAAGGCGTCTGTGCTGCGTGCCCATGGCGAAGCCCTCAGCGGTGCCAGCGACCACGAGCTCAAGGCCATCAACAGCTGGGGTGATGCCCTGATGCACTGCTTCGGGGCTACCGAAGAGGAGTGA
- a CDS encoding DnaJ C-terminal domain-containing protein: MSANGYRDYFKVLGVERSADADTVKKAFRKLARQYHPDVNPGDKGAEAKFKEISEAYEVLSDPDKRKRYEQFGQYWNQAGGAGGAGVDVDFGRYGNFDDFINDLLGRFGGPGGGGFAGGPSGFGGFGSGFPGGFGASGFPGGGFAGGGPQRAQAPNLDAEASITLSFSEAFRGCERTLAVNDERVQVRIPAGVKPGSRLRLKGKGNLQPGTGRRGDLYLNLQLQGHPVWSLDGDQLKADLPLSLDELALGGEVRVATPDGEATVTVPPGMAVGRSLRLKGKGWPTKGGRGDLLLSLSLKHPASYSDQEKQLLEQLRAARSTDPRADWISAARL, from the coding sequence ATGAGCGCCAACGGATATCGCGATTATTTCAAGGTGCTCGGGGTGGAGCGCAGCGCCGACGCCGACACGGTGAAGAAGGCTTTCCGCAAGCTGGCCAGGCAGTACCACCCGGACGTGAATCCCGGTGACAAGGGCGCCGAGGCCAAGTTCAAAGAGATCAGTGAGGCCTACGAGGTGCTCTCCGATCCCGACAAGCGCAAGCGCTATGAGCAATTCGGCCAGTACTGGAACCAGGCCGGCGGAGCCGGTGGTGCCGGCGTGGATGTGGACTTTGGTCGCTACGGCAATTTCGACGACTTCATCAACGATTTGCTGGGCCGCTTCGGTGGTCCCGGTGGTGGCGGCTTCGCTGGAGGACCAAGCGGATTCGGTGGTTTCGGCTCGGGCTTCCCCGGTGGATTCGGTGCTTCCGGGTTCCCCGGTGGCGGTTTTGCCGGAGGCGGGCCGCAGCGGGCTCAGGCGCCCAATCTTGACGCCGAAGCCAGCATCACGCTGAGTTTTTCGGAAGCGTTTCGTGGCTGTGAACGCACCCTGGCGGTGAATGACGAGCGTGTGCAGGTGCGCATCCCCGCCGGCGTGAAGCCCGGCAGTCGCCTGCGGTTGAAAGGAAAAGGCAATCTCCAGCCCGGCACGGGGCGCCGCGGTGATCTTTATCTCAACCTTCAATTGCAGGGCCACCCGGTGTGGAGCTTGGATGGCGATCAGCTCAAGGCCGATCTCCCCCTCAGCCTCGATGAACTAGCCCTCGGTGGCGAGGTGCGTGTGGCCACGCCTGATGGTGAAGCCACGGTCACGGTTCCCCCTGGCATGGCAGTGGGCCGGAGCTTGCGGCTCAAGGGCAAAGGCTGGCCTACTAAAGGTGGCCGAGGCGATCTGCTGCTCAGCCTCAGCCTCAAGCACCCCGCCAGCTACAGCGACCAAGAAAAGCAGCTGCTGGAGCAACTGCGAGCTGCACGCAGCACCGATCCGCGGGCGGATTGGATCAGCGCGGCGCGGCTCTGA
- a CDS encoding helix-turn-helix domain-containing protein, with the protein MPAPRLNDSQKEELVARYRQGETAQALAAAYGCSPNTVSRVLKAALDPQEMEAIKRQSRGKAAAPVAEVEAAAPAVEASPETPEVVEAPPTPAAAEQALPDDDDQHKLAIDDADDFGDEGLEDADSGPDDGSDDADDAATEAVVADPAVVLEAQPLIPGALPASVYLLVDKTVELQPRPLAEFTELGSLPEEEQERQALMLYTNPRQAKRQCGRTQRVIKVPDAGVLERRSSYLVAQGITRLVVEGGTLFALANN; encoded by the coding sequence ATGCCCGCTCCACGGCTTAACGACAGCCAGAAAGAGGAGCTGGTCGCTCGCTACCGCCAGGGGGAGACGGCTCAGGCTTTGGCCGCTGCTTATGGCTGCAGCCCGAACACGGTGAGCCGGGTGCTGAAGGCAGCCCTGGATCCCCAGGAGATGGAGGCAATCAAGCGCCAGTCGCGGGGGAAAGCGGCGGCACCAGTTGCTGAGGTAGAGGCGGCTGCACCGGCTGTGGAGGCATCTCCCGAAACCCCTGAGGTGGTTGAAGCCCCGCCAACACCAGCTGCGGCGGAGCAGGCTCTTCCCGACGACGACGACCAGCACAAGCTGGCGATTGACGACGCCGATGACTTCGGCGACGAAGGCCTCGAGGACGCAGATAGCGGCCCTGATGACGGCAGCGACGATGCTGATGACGCGGCGACCGAAGCAGTGGTGGCGGATCCAGCCGTTGTGCTGGAAGCCCAACCCCTGATCCCCGGCGCGCTTCCCGCCAGCGTGTACCTACTGGTGGATAAGACCGTGGAGCTTCAGCCCCGGCCGCTGGCGGAGTTCACGGAGTTGGGCTCCCTGCCGGAAGAGGAACAGGAGCGTCAGGCCCTGATGCTGTACACCAATCCCCGTCAGGCCAAACGCCAGTGCGGACGAACCCAGCGGGTGATCAAGGTGCCGGATGCAGGGGTGCTGGAACGCCGCTCCTCCTATCTCGTCGCCCAGGGCATCACACGGCTGGTGGTGGAAGGGGGAACACTGTTTGCTCTGGCGAACAACTGA
- the rsmI gene encoding 16S rRNA (cytidine(1402)-2'-O)-methyltransferase: protein MQGAEPAAGVLYLVGTPIGNVGDLSPRARHVLGHVQRIACEDTRHSGLLLHNLGLRSGDQAPRLVSFHEHNQTARIPELLEALEAGDAIAVISDAGLPGISDPGEALVAAARAAGRTVICVPGPCAVTTALVSSGLPAGRFCFEGFLPPKSTQRRARLQELATEPRTLVLFEAPHRLLQLLEDLLAELGDRPIAVTRELTKRHEQQIGPSVSAALAHFRQQAPQGEFTIVLGGAATETAPPRSEADLHAALSALVASGLSRSDAARQLAHETGMARRELYALLHRAEEPS from the coding sequence ATGCAGGGCGCCGAACCGGCTGCTGGGGTGCTCTATCTGGTGGGTACTCCCATCGGCAACGTGGGCGATCTCTCGCCGCGGGCCCGCCATGTGCTCGGGCATGTGCAGCGCATCGCCTGCGAAGACACCCGCCACAGCGGCCTGCTGCTGCACAATCTGGGGTTGCGCAGCGGGGATCAAGCGCCGCGGCTGGTGAGCTTTCACGAGCACAACCAAACCGCCCGCATCCCGGAATTGCTGGAGGCCCTCGAGGCCGGAGACGCGATCGCGGTGATCAGCGATGCGGGTCTGCCTGGCATTTCCGACCCCGGCGAGGCGCTGGTCGCAGCGGCACGCGCCGCCGGGCGCACGGTGATCTGCGTGCCCGGCCCCTGCGCGGTGACCACCGCCCTGGTGAGCAGCGGCCTGCCCGCCGGGCGCTTCTGCTTTGAAGGATTCCTACCGCCCAAGAGCACACAACGGCGTGCTCGGCTGCAGGAGCTGGCTACAGAACCCCGCACTCTGGTGCTATTCGAGGCGCCGCATCGCCTGCTCCAGCTGCTCGAAGACCTCCTAGCGGAGCTGGGCGATCGCCCCATCGCTGTAACGCGGGAGCTCACCAAACGGCACGAGCAACAGATCGGCCCGAGCGTGTCGGCGGCGCTGGCGCACTTCCGCCAGCAGGCGCCCCAGGGAGAATTCACGATTGTGCTGGGGGGCGCCGCCACCGAAACAGCCCCACCACGCAGCGAAGCCGACTTGCATGCTGCGCTCTCAGCCCTGGTGGCCTCCGGCCTCAGCCGCAGCGATGCCGCCCGGCAACTGGCGCATGAAACGGGCATGGCTCGCCGAGAGCTTTACGCTCTGCTGCATCGGGCTGAGGAACCGAGCTGA
- a CDS encoding 3'(2'),5'-bisphosphate nucleotidase CysQ, translating to MMPAAACMPPGIDEQALLAELRRLSWGAADILLAYGRGEQPPYGFPKALSVDEGGEGPVSAADLAVNQWLLEGLVKAFPDAGWTLLSEETAKEQLTAGEPLDAEWLWILDPLDGTKDFLQGTGEYAVHLALAHNGEPVLGVVLLPEMEELWIGLVPQQRAWCENRAGEQRPANLSPRQALGELVLVASRNHRDQRLEQLLEALALGDTKAIGSVGGKVATILRGETDLYISLSGKSAPKDWDMAAPEAVLRAAGGAFTHADGRSLSYNDGDIRQAGCLIASHGRSHRELCEKAARAMATIDPGFAV from the coding sequence ATGATGCCCGCCGCCGCCTGCATGCCCCCGGGGATCGATGAGCAGGCGCTGCTGGCGGAATTGCGCCGGTTGAGCTGGGGTGCGGCCGACATCCTGCTGGCCTACGGCCGCGGCGAGCAGCCCCCCTACGGCTTCCCCAAGGCCCTGAGCGTGGATGAAGGCGGCGAAGGTCCGGTGAGCGCCGCAGATCTGGCGGTGAATCAGTGGTTGCTGGAGGGCCTGGTGAAGGCGTTCCCCGATGCCGGCTGGACGCTCCTCAGCGAGGAAACCGCCAAGGAGCAGCTCACCGCTGGTGAGCCCCTCGATGCCGAGTGGCTGTGGATCCTCGATCCCCTCGATGGCACCAAGGATTTTCTGCAGGGCACCGGCGAATACGCCGTGCATCTGGCCCTGGCCCACAACGGCGAGCCGGTGCTGGGTGTGGTGTTGCTGCCGGAGATGGAGGAGCTGTGGATTGGTCTCGTGCCCCAGCAGCGGGCCTGGTGCGAAAACCGCGCCGGTGAGCAGCGGCCCGCCAACCTCAGCCCCCGCCAGGCCCTGGGTGAGTTGGTGCTCGTGGCCAGCCGCAACCACCGTGATCAGCGCCTGGAGCAGCTGCTGGAGGCCTTGGCCCTGGGCGACACCAAGGCGATCGGCAGCGTGGGCGGCAAGGTGGCCACGATCCTGCGGGGCGAAACCGACCTCTACATCTCGCTGTCGGGCAAGAGTGCCCCGAAGGATTGGGATATGGCGGCCCCGGAAGCGGTGCTGCGCGCCGCTGGTGGTGCCTTCACCCACGCCGATGGCCGCTCCCTCAGCTACAACGACGGCGACATCCGCCAGGCCGGTTGCCTGATCGCCAGCCACGGCCGCAGCCACCGTGAGCTTTGCGAGAAGGCAGCCCGGGCGATGGCCACGATTGATCCAGGTTTTGCTGTGTGA
- a CDS encoding polyribonucleotide nucleotidyltransferase, which yields MQGHTQSISFDGREIRLTTGRFAPQAGGSVMVECGDTAVLVTATRSGGREGIDFLPLICDYEERLYAAGRIPGSFMRRESRPPERATLIARLIDRPMRPLFPSWLRDDLQIVATCMSLDERVPPDVLAVTGASLATLLAKIPFHGPMAAVRVGLLGDDFVLNPSYREIERSDLDLVVAGTPQGVIMVEAGANQLPEQDVIEAIDFGYEAVCELIKAQQALLKELGIEQVIPEPQAIDDTLPKFLEKECAKGIGEVLKQFKLTKAERDEQLDAIKGQVAEKIDGLKDDDAIKVAVSSNGKALGNSYKSLTKKLMRDQIVKDGKRVDGRNLDEVRPISAAAGVLPKRVHGSGLFQRGLTQVLSCATLGTPSDAQEMDDLNPSNEKTYLHHYNFPPYSTGETKPMRSPGRREIGHGALAERALIPVLPSKESFPYVLRVVSECLSSNGSTSMGSVCGSTLALMDAGVPLKAPVSGAAMGLIKEGSEVRILTDIQGIEDFLGDMDFKVAGTEKGITALQMDMKITGLEVKTVAEAINQARPARLHILEKMLSAIEKPREVLSPHAPRLLSFRIDPELIGTVIGPGGRTIKGITERTNTKIDIEDGGIVTIASHDGAAAEEAQRIIEGLTRRVSEGEVFSGAVTRVIPIGAFVEILPGKEGMIHISQLSEARVEKVEDVVRVGDQVTVRVREIDNRGRINLTLRGVPQSEEPAAAVSVVE from the coding sequence GTGCAAGGTCACACTCAGTCGATCTCCTTCGATGGTCGGGAGATCCGGCTGACCACCGGCCGCTTTGCCCCCCAGGCAGGCGGTTCAGTGATGGTCGAATGCGGAGATACAGCCGTTCTGGTCACCGCCACCCGCTCCGGCGGTCGTGAGGGCATCGATTTCCTGCCCCTGATCTGCGATTACGAAGAGCGCCTCTACGCCGCTGGTCGCATCCCCGGCAGCTTCATGCGCCGCGAGAGCCGCCCCCCCGAGCGCGCCACCCTGATTGCGCGCCTGATCGACCGCCCGATGCGGCCGCTCTTCCCCAGCTGGCTGCGCGACGACCTTCAGATCGTGGCCACCTGCATGTCGCTCGATGAGCGGGTTCCGCCCGATGTGCTCGCCGTGACCGGCGCCTCCCTGGCGACGCTGCTGGCGAAGATCCCGTTCCACGGCCCGATGGCGGCCGTGCGCGTGGGCCTCCTGGGCGACGATTTCGTGCTCAACCCCAGCTATCGCGAAATCGAGCGCTCCGACCTCGACCTGGTGGTGGCGGGCACGCCGCAGGGCGTGATCATGGTGGAAGCCGGTGCCAACCAGCTGCCCGAGCAAGACGTGATCGAAGCGATCGACTTCGGTTACGAAGCCGTGTGCGAATTGATCAAGGCCCAGCAGGCCCTGCTCAAGGAACTCGGCATCGAGCAGGTGATCCCCGAGCCGCAGGCCATCGACGACACCCTGCCGAAGTTCCTCGAGAAAGAATGCGCCAAGGGCATCGGCGAGGTGCTCAAGCAGTTCAAGCTCACCAAGGCTGAGCGCGATGAACAGCTGGATGCCATCAAGGGCCAGGTGGCCGAGAAGATCGACGGTCTGAAGGACGACGACGCCATCAAGGTGGCGGTGAGCAGCAACGGCAAGGCGCTGGGCAACAGCTACAAGTCGCTCACCAAGAAGCTGATGCGCGATCAGATCGTGAAAGACGGCAAGCGCGTCGATGGCCGCAACCTCGATGAGGTGCGCCCGATCAGCGCCGCCGCCGGTGTGCTGCCCAAGCGTGTGCACGGCTCGGGTCTGTTCCAGCGCGGCCTCACCCAGGTGCTCTCCTGCGCCACCCTCGGCACCCCGAGCGACGCTCAGGAGATGGACGACCTCAACCCGTCCAACGAGAAGACCTACCTGCACCACTACAACTTCCCCCCTTACTCCACCGGCGAAACCAAGCCGATGCGCAGCCCCGGCCGCCGCGAAATCGGCCACGGCGCCCTGGCAGAGCGGGCTCTGATCCCTGTGCTGCCCAGCAAGGAGAGCTTCCCCTACGTGCTGCGCGTGGTGTCGGAGTGCCTGAGCTCCAACGGCTCCACCTCGATGGGCTCGGTGTGCGGCAGCACCCTGGCTCTGATGGATGCCGGTGTGCCCCTGAAGGCCCCCGTGAGCGGCGCCGCCATGGGCCTGATCAAGGAGGGTTCTGAGGTGCGGATCCTCACCGACATCCAGGGCATCGAGGACTTCCTCGGCGACATGGACTTCAAGGTGGCTGGCACCGAGAAGGGCATCACCGCCCTGCAGATGGACATGAAGATCACCGGCCTGGAGGTGAAAACCGTGGCCGAGGCGATCAACCAGGCCCGTCCTGCCCGCCTGCACATCCTCGAGAAGATGCTCTCGGCGATCGAGAAGCCCCGCGAGGTGCTGAGCCCCCACGCGCCGCGCCTGCTCAGCTTCCGCATCGATCCCGAGCTGATCGGCACCGTGATCGGCCCCGGCGGCCGCACGATCAAGGGCATCACCGAGCGCACCAACACCAAGATCGACATCGAAGATGGCGGCATCGTGACGATCGCCAGCCACGACGGTGCAGCGGCTGAGGAAGCCCAGCGCATCATCGAAGGCCTCACCCGCCGCGTGTCGGAAGGTGAGGTGTTCAGCGGTGCGGTGACCCGCGTGATCCCGATCGGTGCCTTCGTGGAAATCCTGCCCGGCAAGGAAGGGATGATCCACATTTCCCAGCTGAGCGAAGCCCGGGTGGAGAAGGTGGAAGACGTGGTGCGCGTGGGCGATCAGGTAACCGTGCGCGTGCGCGAGATCGACAACCGCGGCCGCATCAACCTCACCCTGCGCGGTGTGCCCCAGTCGGAAGAACCGGCTGCAGCCGTGAGCGTGGTGGAGTGA
- the rpsN gene encoding 30S ribosomal protein S14 has product MAKKSMIARDVKRQKMVERFAAKRAALMAAFEAAADPMERLEIHRKIQGLPRNSAKVRLRNRCWATGKPRGVYRDFGLCRNQLRERAHKGELPGVVKSSW; this is encoded by the coding sequence ATGGCGAAGAAGTCGATGATTGCGCGCGATGTGAAGCGCCAGAAGATGGTGGAGCGCTTCGCTGCCAAGCGCGCCGCTCTGATGGCTGCTTTTGAAGCCGCTGCCGATCCGATGGAGCGCCTGGAGATCCACCGCAAGATCCAGGGTCTGCCCCGCAACAGCGCCAAGGTGCGCCTGCGCAACCGTTGCTGGGCCACCGGCAAGCCCCGTGGTGTGTACCGCGATTTCGGCCTGTGCCGCAACCAGCTGCGTGAGCGCGCCCACAAGGGTGAACTGCCCGGCGTGGTGAAGTCGTCCTGGTGA